The genomic stretch aatgcgaaaagttgccaaatcgccatgcgtaaaatgcatgtgcttttcggacaacaaattgtgcaaaaaattgttcaaaattggagaaaatccttgtcggtgaagtttacccgaaagaatgtcaatagaaacggaatcaaaagcccccttaatgtccaagaacgcagacgccatttgttctttacgagcatacgccagctgaatatctgttgaaagcaacgcaagacaatcattcgtccctttggcacggcggaagccaaattgagtttctgatagtagaccatttgattcgacccagtggtctaaacgacggagtatcattttttccatcaatttccggatacaggatagcattgcaatcggcctataagagttgtgattagaagctggtttccctggtttttggatggcgatcaccttcacttgcctccaatcctgcggtacaatgttttgctccaggaacttattgaacaagttcaacaagcgcctcttggcattgccgggtagattcttcaacaagttgaatttgattctatctaatccaggcgcgttattgttacaggacaggagggcaactgaaagttctgccatcgtaaaaggtgattctatcgcgtcgtggcccggagacgcatcgcgaacaatattttgctcaggaacagagtccggacatactttcctggcaaaatcaaatatccacctacttgaagactcctcgctttcgttgaccgttacgcgattccgcattcttcgggctgtgttccaaagagtgctcatcgatgtctccctcgacgtctcgttcacgaaccgacgccaatatccacgtttctttgctttagccaagcttttaagcttggtatcaagctccgaataccgtaaatagtcgccaggtatacctcccgtctggtaggccttaaacgcgtcggatctttgcgtgtagacatcggagcactcttggtcccaccacggagtgggaggccgttctttgatcgttacgccgggatatttcttcgtttgggcttgcaacgcggcgtcgagaatcaagcccgcgaggaggttgtattcttcaagtggtgaatgatgttgaatcgactcgaccgcttttgaaatcatttcctcgtatgacttccaatcgacatttcgtgtgaggtcatacggaatgtcaattggtcgcatgcgagttgacccgttagtaattgaaataagaataggcagatggtcgctaccgtgaggatcgaggattaccttccatgtgcaatccaaccgtagcgacgtcgaacataaggatagatccaaagcgcttgggcgcgctggaggtttcgggatacgtgtcatttcaccgttgtttaaaatagtcatgtcgaagtcatcgcaaaggttatagattaaagaggagcggttatcattgtatggggaaccccaagccacgccatgagagttgaagtctcccaaaatcaaacgtggcgaggaaagaagttctattaaatcaaagagcagccgttgcccaacctgtgctctgggaggaatatatattgaggcaatacaaagctctttaccttgtattgtcatttgacatgcgacaacttcgatgcctggaatcgaggggaggttaatacgatagaaagaatagcactttttaatccctaaaagtactcctccatatggggtgtctcgatcaaggcgaataatattaaaatcatggaagttgagatcaatatttgaagtaagccaagtttcacaaagggaaaatgcatcgcatttgtttttatttatcaaaactttaaacgaatcaatttttggtaaaatacttctacaattccactgtaagacagagatagaatccttcatatacgcagttgaattaggcatcgaaggatacaatcgctgcaaggagaggccattgggcagtcaactgcttcaaaaatgatctaactgttgggaggaatgctgtaagaaaaattttaattggatcgggtacattgaaagtttcaaaaatccagtccacaatgtcagaaaatttcactaatccagagtttgtttcatcaactgggagtgtaaaaggagcaactggggttttagatgttcctggcagtgctgggaactccttctgggactttaaatttgccagcccaggaggagtttgcttcggtttttccgcagcactgtttggtttgtttgtatctttcatttcactttgagaaatcttaggaccttttctgggaagtttaggagaggaaatatttttcctctttctagactccccaggattggcgtaagatgctcccgctggtgaatcgtcagaatcggtttcctcagagggcaacagatcgaaggggttcgaagtaacgggagaagtggtaacggtcttcttcagcatgtcagcgtaggaacgctttgaacgctctttgagagaccgttttattttatccctgcgctgcatgtacaccgcacatgtcgagagctcatgcagattttctccgcagtgaatacacttttcagcgttaacactgcaagaatcttccgcatgagactccccacacttgccacaacgtgccttattgcagcagtaggcggctgtatggcctaactgcttgcaattcaggcagttcatgacgcggggcacgtagagcctcacagggagacgaacccggtggatcgagacgtggcttggtagtgcagacccggcgaacgtaactcgaaacgagtctgacggagtgtatactgttttgccaccgatgatcgatgctgaccgcaattgcttgcagtcgagcacctttacttcgggacacgttttgttcttaaagcaccctttggcactttgcagtatacactcgacggacagactcgaatcggttatgacaccgtcgatctccacgtctcgtgcgggtatgtaaacgcgatactcgcgtgtgaagagctcagagcaagctatatcgttggcctctttcaggttaccgaccacgacacggagcttgttaggccggaccttggaaatttcggtcacgcccttgtactccttcgtcaggtctttagaaatctgcaagaggttcaactgtttcgatttcggtcccgcctttggccgaaaatagacagtatagctgccctgggctccgtctgggtaaagcctggggcgaggggggactgaagaatgaacaggggagggggtaacagaagggtcagggtcagaggggttcggggatggtggcgcgggaggcgagggatctacatccatcgcgctatgtttagcgcactagcgctgacaagaacacgtacctttttatttctcccttccagtaaggttggttgtccgatcgttcgaagtagcagccgttacagccagcagcaccaatacagcagcaccaaacagccaccagcagcgagccaggtgtgagatcactccacacagcgatacgactcgctgacactgatggcttcttctttttcctcgtttgtgtctcgtccactgctgtagcacaatccagccagcagccaaataggcttacgcaccagctggcagtcacgatgcgaaacagttgcacaaaggaacgaccttgaacccggatttatttcactcgaccaggcaaacaatgccaacacttgttcacacgtcttttgttttatactctatcggaccgatcaccaaacacgtccagtactgatgcgtgttcggcacagaatgtataaaatcattatctaaaaaaaaaaaaattcggttaCAATACTTTGTAATGCACCGCTGCACTTCGCGGGAAAACTGGACCGCATATTTCCATCTTGGAAGCTGAAACTTTCTCTTCAAAATCAGCCGGAATAGTCTTTCGGGTGATGCTGGGTGCCTTTTCTTGCCTTAGGAAGTCTACCAAGGAGATCGGCTAGCCCCGGTTGACCAAGTGCGTTGAATGAAAGACCGCCTATTGTTACCATTTTTACACTGCACTCGGTCAGCATTTCATGGTCAATTGGGACAGACACCTGGAATTTTTCCTCGTCGGACCGCTTCAGTTCACCCGTTATTGGCAATCCTTCTCTTCTATGTGTCGGCGTGGCTTTTAGGTGTCttttcaaattataaaatttatCCACCTTAGATGCTCTTCTGCCAAAGGAACATTTAGATGATCCATTCTCTCTCACAAAAGCATCAGCGAATATCTTCGCCGCTAGGGCATCAAATCAGCCCGTGCTAGGACAAGCAAGCGAGCGTGTTGTCGAGGTGCTCTTTCGAAGTTGAAACTCTCGGCTTTGATGCCTTTACTCCAACACCCAGTGGCAGTTGCGATACACACCGTGTCGTGTTTCATTGGAAAATCGGCAACCGGGCAACACAGTTCGGTGTTTCGACCATGGCTGGTAGCAGCGTTAGCGGTAGCCACACCGAAATTTCCCTTAGTGAATAACAGAAAGGCTGAGTGCAAAGCCACGTCCGCAAGTTGACGTGAAATTACATAaggctgtttgttacattattTGCATTGTTGCATTTTATAATGATCAATAacaataacttttatccaacactaatGAAATAACTCTGGAAATGATGAGATGAAACTGATATGAGTACTTTTGGAACCGGGAGGATGCCTAGAAGTCGGAACTTGACTCCAGATACCATTTTTAAAACCTAAAGAGGCAGCTATAAATAATTTTCGGATTCGGGATGCATTGATAGGCCGTAGGTCGAGCCTAGTTGccgttttgaaacattttaggGTCACAATATTATTTTCAGAGAGtcattatctaaaaaaaaaattcgattacaatactCATTGAATGAAGTGttctaaaaaataaatttgcttCGAACTTATCACTTGCGGTCGCTTTCGAATGCAAGAATGCAAGTATTGTAACAAATGGTTGTATGTAATTCTACGTCATCTCTACGGTCATGGCTTTGCACatacttcttgtgattttttgatttttattgtgaaaaagttgtctgcttaatgaacttgagtGTTCTGCCAATTGTATGGTTAGTAAAATACAGTGACTTTAGACGCCATCAGTTCCGTGTGCTCCAAAGCAAATTAACACTAGTGATGTTTTTTTCTGTATATTTGTTAGAAACACAATTGTCCCTTGTTTGGCATACGTTGTCGTTTAGCAAAAGTAATCGAAACATTTGGGCAGTGCGTACAATTTGAAATCTAAACCTGATTACAATGGTGctcattacgggagtcacttcacggtgaaatcagagtgaagtgaataaagtcctattacgggactcacgtaactgagaaaaacgtcgctaagtgacatctgccgcggaatctgggttattatgagtgtcatatcagtgaagtgagaacggaattagcgacgattcgcgtggaattatttcacgaccattttgaacggtgaaatggttccacgaagatgccataagtcttaaagttgattgatttgtgatctaatggtgaATATTGGATTtgttcttcagtaacgaaacgaatcagaatttgatccgtgcctcaaagcggtcaaattttcatttttttttgtccgataaaaaatgcaaactagttcaggaaattttcgataccgaaaaaaacattttttttatgccgaatgttttagaaatgcagaacacgtcaagatctggtgttatctaaaaaaaacgggaaaaaacgactttctggaacttagacatttttgagctgggaaacaatctcatttcacttgtcctattctcaatttcacttcactgtcaatctcactccacggaggtgatttttgtcacctcacttgaggtggaatcgggaataggtctaaaaaagtgaagtgagcgtgagagtgaaatatatttcaccgcgaagtgactcccgtaataggcACCAATATCTATTTGATTTATAACGTGATATCTTTGTGTATGAATTGAATACACAAACAGCAATattatattttgaaattcaaatatcaaaaaatgattttatatggCATGAACTCTAATTAATAAAGGATACGTCGCATTTTGAAAAAAtgcgagaaaaaaaatgagTGAAAAAAGATGTACCCTTCTATTCTGGCAACAAAAACACCATCAACATGCTATGACACagaaaatcctgttttttttcggTGCTAAATTTTGTTCTGGTATTTATCCCTTAGCTTTTAATTGTAAGTGTTCAAATTGCATGCGTTATTTGCCTCCGCTAGTGCGATGGAACTGGGGTTATTTGGAGGCGATCAAatgtatatttcaaaattgcattATCTCAGTGATTTGTAGCCGGAGGATCACAAATCTTTTGTATGGTTATCAAAATAATGATCACTTGTGGTGAAAGtgtatgtttattttatgtttatgtttaacatAAACATAAAGTTTAACACCTCCGCGGTTTTCGCGATGCACTTTTTTATCTCCAGAACATCTATCGTCATCACCGATTTCACgttcgaatgaaaaaaaaaattggttcgtTACGTAGTTAGTGAATGTCGCAACTGACAAAAGAATCGATATGAATAAATTAATATCATATCGACAAAGCAACATGAACGTCCCAATCAAAATGACAGTTTGGCTGAACGTAAAAGTGAAATCAAAACATTTTATGTTCCAATGATGTGATGAAATTGTGTTGTTTTGTTAAATATTATCGTAGAAAATGCAGTAAGCTTTAATTCACCAGTGGACCGTCAGCAAGATGAAAAAGTTAACCGGAACCTTTCGAAATACTCAGTGGGATCCGTATTTGCTGATCGCACAGATCATTGCAATGCAGGCCCTCCTGTACGCTAGTCTTGGCTTGATAATGATCGCAATGGACATTCTGGCGGAAGCGAATCACACACTGGACCATCTGTTCGAGTATCACGTACGTGTTTTCTCCCATATCTTTTAGTAAACGCTAATAGGCTAACACACTGCTTATCCTACAGGAAATCCACGTCACTGATCTCGGTGGACGGTTGGTGATTTTCGCGTTCGTCATCAACTCTCTCGTGGGTTCGGGGCTGCTTTGGTTTGTGGTGCGGCGTACAAAGCTTTGCCTGGATTTCAGTGTCACTTTCCACTTCATTCATTTGGTGGTTTGCTGGTGGTACAACAGTGCCTTCCCGGCGACCATCAGCTGGTGGCTGCTGAATGCCGTCTGTACTGCGCTCATGTGCGTAGGTGGTGAGTTTCTTTGTCTCAAGACGGAGCTGCGGGAAATTCCGGTCGGCTATTCCGCTTTGAACAACAAAGTTGATCTGTAGAACTGTAGCGACCGAATGAGTGCGAAACGAGAAGTGAGTGAACTGTTAAGGATACGTTCTAAGGTGCGGTGTGCTTATGTGTTGCTTGTAAATATAATTCAGTACTCTAGAAACCATTTTTCGTTCAGTGTGATTGTGAATACAGTGTTAGCAATATCTTCTTTATCTTACCATCCATAGGCAACTTccttattattttaattattgaaAACATTGCTTTGATGAAAACATTCattcattaaaataattaaagaaaAATCCTGCAGTCTTTATAtgtataaaaaagaaaaaagtgttgTTTCTTACGTTTATTGTTAACCTACAGCGTTTCCTTTTAACATGTTCTTATTTACAATAAAACTAAGAgaaatgatcgattttctgATCATTTAAAATTCTCAGCAATTCTCGAAAAGTAtaagtaacaaacaaaattatttgattaCCGCATAGTACAACGGGATATGCAGAAAACGAAACAGAGAAATGTAGACTTCAGGCAGATGCGAACGGACAAATAAACCCCCGAAGATTACTGGCGGAAGTTCTTGTGCAGATCCAGCTGGATGGCGTAcacgtgctccagcacgttgaCAATGACGGTCTCCTTGTGTGTAGTAAGGGCTCGGTTCATTTCTTCGATGCGAACTCGAGTGTCGGCGTCGATCTTGTTGGAGACACCCTCGCGAGATCCGATGTGCTAAAATATAAGGAAAAgcaaatttcaaatattaatagACACACTAAATGTACACATTTCTACTCTTGAATtatttttggtcactttctgtTGGTGCAAAGTGATTCAATTTACTTTTTGCGTAACAACGTGGAAAAGTATTTCGCACCTTTATATTTCATATCTATTTTGGCTGTGTCTAGATAAGATAACCCTAACGCTAGTATACTTTTTTTGCGAACACAAAGTTTAGTTTACGGAAAACTAGAAATTAATTTGTGAAACGAAACTTTAGGCTTTTACAGCATTTGCTTCATTATATCTGATGCTTCAACCGGTAACGGGAATATGAACATCCACCTAGCGACGCAAGTTTCAGTTTGAAAATATGTAGTTCAAAAACTATGCTATTTAATTATCACGATATCACGTGCCAGAATATTCACGGTGGAATTTTCACATTTAGACTAGCTTTCGAACGGGAAATTTAAACCAATCCGGATCGGCTCGTGGTGCATACCTTAATTTCCTCATCCTTGAATTGCTTCTCGCGCTCGGCACGGTATTTCTCGATTTCCTCGGTAGCTTCATCTTTGGCTTGCTTCAGACGGCGTGCCTTGcctgaaaaacaaatttaaacttTTGAATCACCCCCAAAACTTGGTTGTTGTAacgcaaaatttcatttttatcaaaattattATTCCATCACCAGATGAGCATAGGTCATGTGACTACCGTGTTGCGTTTTCAGCTCATATTTGCTTAATCGCTACTTACGCTTGCGGGCATCTCCAACCTTTTCGGCGGCCTTCTTCTCGGCAGCCAGCAGCTGCTGGATTCCCTGGGTATTGCTGGCCATCGCGGAAACCAAAAATACGAATGTGAAAATCAAAGGAACACACCGAACTGAAAATCAAACTGCCCTGGGTGCTGCTGACTGCTGCCTGAGGGACCTGAGGAGAGAACCGTTCGAACTGAAGTCACGAGTTGATTTGTCGTAGAATAGATGTAATACGTTTATGAGAGAATTGTCAGACCTGATATCTTCTTGAATTGATCTGGTAGTGGTATCCGCGTTTGTACTAGTGACTTAACTAGTAATATCATATGACTGACACTTGTTGGGTGGCGAAAGCTTCGTCGGTGGTACACGATATGAAGCGAGCCATGTAGCAAGCCTTTGAGCTTTAAATATGACTGCTGAAGCTTTTCTGATAGACAATGGGCCCAAGCAAATATGGTTTATAAATAATCTGAAAAACATACAAATAGCAATTTCTGCCTTCATCAAGTGAAACAAATTATTTAAAGCATTGTGAACCTTAGCTCCAAATGGTGAAGTGAAGTTTTTgaagtgacaaaaaaaaaacgacaccaATTATCTTCATAACGAATGAATATTGTACAAACAGAAGCATTTTGCGGTGTGACATTGTTAATAAGTCCGCcattttcatagttttttttattaattttttttacatacaatacactaaggtcgctttttacgcggatttcggaatttacgcgttttttttacgtggattccggaatttacgcggtttttttttacgcggatcccggaatttacgcggttttttttacgcgtattccggaatttacgcggtatttttttgcccggatttcggtttcccttcactcggaatgcagaattaacgatgttttttttacgcggattccggaatttacgcggttttttacgcggattccggaatttacgcgtttttttacgcggtttccggaatttacgcggttttttttacgcggcacgtatcccacgcgtaaaaagcgactttagtgt from Wyeomyia smithii strain HCP4-BCI-WySm-NY-G18 chromosome 3, ASM2978416v1, whole genome shotgun sequence encodes the following:
- the LOC129727767 gene encoding protein SYS1 homolog; the protein is MKKLTGTFRNTQWDPYLLIAQIIAMQALLYASLGLIMIAMDILAEANHTLDHLFEYHEIHVTDLGGRLVIFAFVINSLVGSGLLWFVVRRTKLCLDFSVTFHFIHLVVCWWYNSAFPATISWWLLNAVCTALMCVGGEFLCLKTELREIPVGYSALNNKVDL
- the LOC129727769 gene encoding V-type proton ATPase subunit G-like, with the translated sequence MASNTQGIQQLLAAEKKAAEKVGDARKRKARRLKQAKDEATEEIEKYRAEREKQFKDEEIKHIGSREGVSNKIDADTRVRIEEMNRALTTHKETVIVNVLEHVYAIQLDLHKNFRQ